CGCGCATTTTACAAGAAAAAACACAAGACGCGCGATTTAATTGGACTTCGCCTTTTTGGCATAGCGGAAACAAAATGGAAAAGGCACAAGGCAGGAAGCCGCAGCCGTCGCATGTGATACAGGGTTGGTTTTCTTGGAGTTTTTCTATTTCAGCAAGCTCTGCTCTCTGTAAAGCAAAGCGTAACAACGACGCGGATTTGTATATTGCTGCACCATATAAAACGCGTGTGTCGTTTGGCACGGCATATTCTGCCTTAACGTCAGAGGCCGTCTGAAAGCGCAGCTTCGGCGCAGCCAAAACCCGTTTTACAGGTTTTCAGACGGCCTCTTTGCCCTGTGCGGCGGGCGTTTGGTTCAGCGCACTTCGTGGCGGCGGATGAGCCATACCGCCCATGCGGCGAACAGGAGGGTGGGCAGAACGGCGGCGAGGAAGGGGGGGATGCCGTAGAGGCGGCTGGTGAAGCCGAACAGGCGGCCGGCGAAGTGGAAGGCGAGGCCGAGGCAGATGCCGCCGAAGAGTTTGAGCCCCATGTTGCCGTGCCGCGCCGACTGGGGGGTGAAGGCGAAGGCGACGAAGGCCATGACGACGGTGGCGGCGGGGTACATGAGTTTGCGCCACCATTCGATGCGGTAGAGGTCGGTTTTCTGGCGGTTTTCTTCGAGGTGGGCGATGTAGGCGGTGAGCGCGGCGAGCGACATTTGGTCGGGGCTGACCAGGAGGACGTCGAGCAGGCCGCTGCGGATGCCGGCCTGCCAGTTTTCGCGTTCGTGCCGTTCGGTGCGCACGCGCTCGCCGCCGAGGATGCTGCGGCGGACGTTTTCGAGCCGCCAGGTGCCGTCGGGGGCGACGGTGGCGGCGTCGGCCTGCCAGCTCTCGATGAGTTGGAAGGCGTCGTTGTGGCGGAAGGCTTTGATGCCGCGCAGGGTTTGGTCAGGCAGCATTTCGCGCACGTTGACGATGCTGTTTTGTTCTTTTATCCACAGCCCCTCTGCGCCGGTGCTGATTTTGCCGTTTTTGGCGGTGGTCTTGAGGTTTTCGGCGTAGCGGTTGGCGGCGGGGGCGGCCAGTTCGCCGAGCAGGGCGGTGGCGGTGGCGAAGATAAGGCCGAAGATGAGGAAGACGGTGAGCAGGTTGGCGGTGCTCATGCCGCTGGTTTTGATGACGGTGAGTTCGCTGTTGGCGGCGAGGCGGCTGAGGGCAAGCAGGCTGCCGATGAGGACGGCCAGCGGCATGAGCTGGTAGGCGTGGTCGGGGATTTGCAGGAAGACGTACTGCGCCATTTTGCCGGCGGTGTAGCCGCCTTCGCCGATGCCGCCGGCTTCGGCGACGATGTCGAAAAAGCTGTACAGGGCGAGCAGGGCAAACATGGCGTAGAGGCTCATGACGCTGAGCTGGCGGATGAGGTAGCGGGGGATGGTTTTCATGCTTTACCGCCTTTCAGTGCGGCTTTGAGGGCTTGGCCGAAGGGCTGCGCGGGCATGGTGCGGATGCGCAGGAGGAGGAGGCGGCAGCGAGCATCAGGATGTGCAGGGGCAGAAAGCCCGCCCAGAAGCCGATTTTGCCGTTTTCGATGGCGTTGCGCAGCAGGGTGAGGCCGTTTTGGTACACGAGGAAGAAGCCGATGGCAAACAGGATGTTGTAGGTGTGGCCGGTGCGCGGGTTGAAGTAGGAGAGGGGCACGGCGAGGATGGCGAGGATGACGGCGGCCAGCGGCAGGCTGACGCGCCACATGAGTTCGGCGCGGTATTGCGGGTTGTCGCTGCCGATGAGGCGGGCGGTGGGGATGGTGCGGCGGTGGTCGACGGGGTTGACGATTTTCGGGGTGGTGCTGATGACGAGGCTGAGGTGCTCGAAGCCGACGCGGTTGTAGTCGGCTTCTCCCGGAATGCCGCCGTAGCGGTAGCCCTGGGTGAGTTCGAGCGTGCGTTTGTGG
The window above is part of the Neisseria bacilliformis genome. Proteins encoded here:
- the lptG gene encoding LPS export ABC transporter permease LptG, giving the protein MKTIPRYLIRQLSVMSLYAMFALLALYSFFDIVAEAGGIGEGGYTAGKMAQYVFLQIPDHAYQLMPLAVLIGSLLALSRLAANSELTVIKTSGMSTANLLTVFLIFGLIFATATALLGELAAPAANRYAENLKTTAKNGKISTGAEGLWIKEQNSIVNVREMLPDQTLRGIKAFRHNDAFQLIESWQADAATVAPDGTWRLENVRRSILGGERVRTERHERENWQAGIRSGLLDVLLVSPDQMSLAALTAYIAHLEENRQKTDLYRIEWWRKLMYPAATVVMAFVAFAFTPQSARHGNMGLKLFGGICLGLAFHFAGRLFGFTSRLYGIPPFLAAVLPTLLFAAWAVWLIRRHEVR